In Drosophila suzukii chromosome Y, CBGP_Dsuzu_IsoJpt1.0, whole genome shotgun sequence, the following proteins share a genomic window:
- the LOC139353745 gene encoding uncharacterized protein has translation MTRLGAQSAIFGNPAQIISDRGTAFTSEEFKKYCENEGIELHAVPTGDPRANGQVERLNATIVSVLYKLSIDDPSKPAATYKVGDIVAIKRTQLGGGLKLKPNYLYPYLVTKVEPKDTYDVVKDSLNTDGPRYTTSSAEYMKPWMKISSEDDENTFGTNA, from the exons ATGACTAGACTAGGAGCTCAGAGCGCAATATTTGGAAATCCTGCTCAAATAATATCCGATCGAGGCACAGCGTTCACTTCAGAAGAGTTCAAGAAGTATTGTGAAAACGAGGGCATTGAACTTCATGCAGTACCAACTGGAGATCCCAGAGCAAACGGTCAAGTCGAACGCCTCAACGCCACAATTGTATCTGTACTGTACAAACTGTCTATAGATGATCCCAGCAA accagcagcaacatacaAAGTTGGCGACATTGTCGCTATCAAACGCACGCAACTTGGTGGTGGACTTAAGTTAAAGCCTAACTACTTGTATCCCTACCTTGTTACAAAAGTCGAACCGAAGGACACTTACGATGTTGTAAAGGATTCGCTAAATACGGACGGACCAAGATACACTACCTCTAGCGCTGAGTATATGAAGCCGTGGATGAAAATATCCTCCGAGGACGACGAGAATACATTCGGGACGAATGCTTAG